CTCGCCTACTTTATCCGGGTCGATTTCCGGGGGCAGCAGGACATCCGGCTCCACCCCTTTGTGCTGGGTGCTGCCGCCATTGATGCGGTAGAACTTGGCAATAGTGTACTGGATAAAGCCCAGCTTGTTGTCAAACATGTCGTACAGGCGGCCAAGGCCACGATGCTGCTGCACTGTGCCTTTACCGTAGGAGTTCTGGCCGATGATAAGGGCGCGGCCGTAGTCTTGCAGCGCCGCCGAGAAAATCTCCGACGCAGAGGCGCTGTAACGGTCAATCAGCACCGTCAGCGGGCCGCTGTAGGCCACTTCGCCGTCGGAATCGCCTTCCACATCCACCCGGCCATTGGCGCTACGCACCTGCACCACCGGGCCTTCGTCGATAAAGAGGCCGGTCAGGGCCGAGGCTTCGGTCAACGCGCCGCCGCCGTTACCGCGAAGGTCCATGATAATGGTGCCAACCTTGTCTTTCTTCAGTTTGGCGATTTCTTTTTTCACGTCGGCAGACAGGCCCACATAGAAGCTCGGCACGTTAATCACGCCCACCTTCTGGCCTTTGTATTCGCCGTAGGGAATGGTGTAAACCTCGCCCTTGGCGGCGCGGTCTTCCAGGCGCACCTTGTCACGCTCAATGACAACGGTCTTGGGCTTGGCTGAGACCGAGCCACCAGGCAGCACTTCCAGGCGCACCTTGGAGCCTTTTTTGCCCTTGATAAGCTCGACCACGTCGTCAAGGCGCATGCCGACCACGTCGGTCATCTCGCCCTTGCTGCCCTGCCCTACGGCAATGATTTTGTCCTCGGGCTTAAGCTCGCCGGATTTATCGGCCGGGCCACCTTTAACCAAAGAGGCGATCACGGTGTAGTCGTCGATGGACTGCAATACCGCGCCAATGCCTTCCAGTTGCAGGTTCATCTCCACGTCAAAACGCTCGGCGCTACGGGGAGACATATAGCTGGTGTGGGGCTCTACCTGGTTGGCAAAGGCATTCATGGCCAACTGGTAGACATCCTCGCTCTGGGACTGGCTAAGACGCTTGATGGCGTTATTGTAACGCTTGGTCAGGGTGTCTTTGATTTCGTCCCATTTTTTGCCGGTCAGGCTCAAGTTGAGCTCGTCGTATTTGACGCGCTCGCGCCAAATTTCGTTAAGCTCGGCCTCGTCCTTGGGCCAGGGGGCTTCGGTACGGTCGTAGACATATTTGTCTTCGGTATCAAAGCCCATGGGGTTATCCAGCAGCGACAAGGCATAGGCAAAGCGCTGGTAGCGGCGCTTCATGCCAAGGTCGTAGATGGCGTAGGCCCAGCTGTTGTCACCGTCGATAAGGTCGTTATCGATTTGGGTGGCGTACCGCTTTTTAAAACCGTCGATGTCACTTTGCAAAAAGATGCTGCGGTTGTAGTCGAGATCTTTTAGGTAGCGGTCGAGGATCTCGCCGGACAGTTTGTCGTCCAGCGAGAAATGCTTGTAGTGGGAGCGGCGCAGCAAAGTGGTGATCCGCTTGGTCTCTGTCGCGTGCTGTGCTTCTGGTGCCAACTTGGGCAGCGCATCTTCACCGAGGGTGGGTGCCACCGCATAGCTGAACGTGGACACCATGGCCGCGGTCAACGCGGCCAGTCGAATCACCTTTACCATCCGTTACTCTCCCTTGGCGGCGATCAAGTGCTCGCCCTTTACATGCATTACCATGCCGGTAACCAGCTGAACCTGCACAGAATCCTTATCAACGGCTACCACAGTACCAGGCAGAGGGCGCTGGCCCCCAACCACCCGCACATCGTCACCCACTTTCAGGGCGTTGATGTCCAGGCGCGGTGCCTGGCGGGGTTTGGGCTTGGCGCTAGCAGCCGGTTTACGCGGCGCCTTTTTATCATTGGGTTTGCGCTGGGGCTTTTTGTCCGGATCGACACCGGCCTTACGCATGGACTCATGCAGGCTGGTTTGGGCGTGCTCGGCTTCGCTGTCGGTAACGGCGATGCTATCGGCGCCGTCCAGATCCACCCGCGCTACACCGGCTTTGACGCTACGCAGGTAGCGCCAGGCGTTGGTGTAGTGGCGCAGCGCCATGCGCAGCTGGGTCTTGGAGACCCGCTCGTCGCTATCTAGGCGCTCGGCCAAGTCTTGAAAAATACCGATTTTCAGCGGTTTGGCTTCGCCCTTGAGGGTAAAGCATTGCGGGAACGTCTCAGCCAGAAAGGCAAGTACTGCCTTGGTATCGGGGAGTTTTGACGAACTTTCAGTTTGTTCCATGAGTATTCCTTTGCCAGACACGCAGGGCCTTAAAACCTGCGCAGCGGCTTATTCTAAAAGGTCAGGCAGCTTATTTACCAGTGTTGCTGAGGGCATCGCCCAGCGCCTTGACGAATGCATTAAGCCCGGCTTCGTCATCGGCATCAAAGCGACTGAATGAAGGGGAATCTATATCCAGCACGCCGATAATGGCGCCGTTGACCACCAGGGGCACGACTATCTCGGCGTTGGAAGCGCCATCACAGGCGATATGACCAGGGAAGGCGTGAACATCGTCCACTCGCTGGGTGGCCTTTTGGGCGACGGCGGTTCCGCACACCCCTTTACCCACCTCGATACGCACACAGGCAGCCTTACCCTGGAACGGCCCCAGCACCAGGGTATCGCCCTGGAGCAGGTAGAAGCCAACCCAGTTAAGGTCATCAAGGTGTTCATTCAGCAAGGCGCTGATGTTGGCCAGGTTAGCGATAAGATCCGGTTCACCGTCGATAAGACCCAATGCCATCTGGGTTATTTCGGTATAAAAAGCGGCTTTATTGCTCATAGATTTTTGGTTTTGCCCTTAGGGCCTTAAATTCGAACTGTCGGTATAACGTAGGAAGCTTGGCCCTGTCCAGTTAAGGATGCGCCAGACAGGGCCTAAGGCGCTATTTTAGAGCCGGGCGGTCAGTCTTTAATCGCAAATCGGGCTGACACGCTGGCGCTGACATCAATGGTGCCTGGGGTTTGCATCGGGCCCGATTCCATCGCGGCGGCGCGCATGTACACCACCGGCGCCCGGCCACCGCCCTGCTCGTCCACACTCACCATCTTACCCAGGCTGGTGCCACCGGCATTGGCCAGCAGCGCCGCTTTACTCTTGGCATCCACTACCGCTTGGGCCAGCAGTTCACGATAGAGCTTGTCTTGCCCAGAATAAGCCAGCTGCACCTGGCCGATACCGTCGCTGTGGGCGTCCACCGCCACTTTCAGCGCCTTGGGGTAAAGGTCAAAGTCGTGCACCGTTACCCGGTAGCTTTGCTGAGCGCGAAGGCCGGCGGCTTTGCCGTCTACATAGCGCGGGGACACGTCAAAGCGGGTGCCCTGAATGTCTTTGTCGGCTACGCCGATCTTTTTAATGGCGGCCAAAAACGGCTTGGCTTTGGCTTCGATGTCTTTTAGTAGCTCATCAGACTGCTCGCCTTCGCTGCTAAAGGACACGGTAAAGCTGACTTCATCCGGCGCCACGGCGCGGCTCGCCTCGCCCTGCACCGCTACGTAACGGTCCATGGCCATGGTCAGTGGGCTGGCTGCCGCCAGCACCATGGCCAACGCTGCTACTTTCATGGGCTCTCCTTTTTCGGTTTGGTTGCTGCCGGCTTGCCTTTAAGGGCCGCCAGCAGCGCATCCTTTTCGGTAGCAAGGAACAACCCCAGTTGCTCCCGGTGCTCTTCACTCAAGGTCACGGGGCCTTTTTCCAGCAGGTCGGCCAACAGATCGGCGCTGTCGAGCAGCTTGTCATAGGCATCTGCTTCCTGTTTGCTGGTAAAGGTCATCTTCTCTATCCCCTTGCGTACTACGACGTATTGAATAACGACGGCCATAACGACTCCTGATTTACTGTATGAATGAACAGTAAATCATTTCCTCGGTCAGGTCACGCCGAAATTCAGAGGACAGGGGCAGTATTGCAAAGCTTTATGAGAGGCTGATGAACGCCCCGCTTTACGCCGGGTTAAAAGCATTCCTCGGGCACCCTCACCCAGCCTTCCATGATGATGCGGGCGCTACGGCTCATGGACACGTCTTGTACCTGCCAGTTGCCACTGGCGTCTTGCCCTGCCTTGGCGCCCACCAGCAAGGTGCCAGAGGGGTGGCCAAAGCGAAGGCGATTAGCGGCGCCGCCGGCCGCTTCGCTCACCAAGGTGCCGGGAATAGCCGCCGCGGTGGCTATGGCGACAGCAGCAGTGCCCATCATGGCGTGGTGCAGCTGGCCCATGGACATGGCCCTGACACAAAGGGCAATGCTGTCGCCGGCCACGGTTTTACCGCTCGACGCGTTATAGCTAGTGGGAGGCGCCACAAAGGCGACTTTCGGGGTGTGCTGGCGCGTGGCCGCTTCTTGTGGAGTTTTGATAAGCCCCATCTTGAGGGCCCCGGCGGTGCGTAGCGCTTCTAGGCGGGCCAAAGCGGCTTTATCGCCATTGATATCCCCTTGCAGCTCGGTGCCCCGGTAGCCGAGGTCACCGGCGCGCACAAAGATGGTGGGAATGCCGGCGTTAATCAGGGTGGCGTCAAGGCTGCCAAGGCCGGGTACCTCCAGTTTGTCAACAAGGTTTGCGGTGGGAAACAGCGCCCCTTCATCGTCAGCCGGGTCAACAAAGGTCAGCGGCAGCTCTGCGGCCGGGAAGGTGACACCGTCTAGCTCAAAATCGCCGGTCTCCTGGACTTGGCCCCCGCTGATGGGTACCCGGGCGATGATGGTTTTGCCGATGTTTTGCTGCCAGATATGAATGTCGGCATGGCCGTTTTGTGGCAGTAAGGCGCTGTCCACCAAACCGCTGTGAATGGCAAAGGCGCCCACCGCTGCCGAGAGGTTGCCGCAGTTACCGCTCCAATCCACAAAGGGCTTGTCGATAGCCACCTGGCCAAAGAGGTAATCCACATGGTGGCCCGGCCTTTGGCTTTTACTGAGGATAACCGCCTTAGAGGTGCTGGAGCTGGCGTTACCCAGGCCATCAATCTGTTTGCCGTAAGGGTCAGGGCTACCCAGCACCCGCAGCAGCAGCTTGTCTCGGGCCGGGCCCGGCTCACGGGCGGCAGGGGGCAAGTCGTTTAAGCGAAAAAACACCCCCTTGGAGGTGCCGCCGCGCATGTAGGTAGCCAGAATTTTGATTTGCGGTTTACTCATTACATCACTCCACACCGGCTGCCCGGCAAAAAGAGCCCCGTAAAAAAAGGAAAGCCGCCTTCCCTGGCGGCTTAAGGGGATGATCAGTTATTGGCGTCCAAAAAATCCTGGGCAAAGCGCTGCAGCACCCCGCCCGCCTGGTAAATAGACTCCTCTTCGAGGGTATCGAGGCGGCAGGTTACCGGCGCTTCGAGGCGCTCGCCGTTTTGGCGGTGCACCACCAACGTCAGCTCGGCGCCGGGGGCAGGAATGCCTTTAACATCAAAAGTCTCGGTGCCATCGATGCCCAGGCTGTGGCGGTCGGTGCCGTCTGTAAATTGCAGCGGCAAGACCCCCATGCCAATCAGGTTAGTGCGGTGAATGCGCTCAAA
This sequence is a window from Gallaecimonas pentaromativorans. Protein-coding genes within it:
- the prc gene encoding carboxy terminal-processing peptidase codes for the protein MVKVIRLAALTAAMVSTFSYAVAPTLGEDALPKLAPEAQHATETKRITTLLRRSHYKHFSLDDKLSGEILDRYLKDLDYNRSIFLQSDIDGFKKRYATQIDNDLIDGDNSWAYAIYDLGMKRRYQRFAYALSLLDNPMGFDTEDKYVYDRTEAPWPKDEAELNEIWRERVKYDELNLSLTGKKWDEIKDTLTKRYNNAIKRLSQSQSEDVYQLAMNAFANQVEPHTSYMSPRSAERFDVEMNLQLEGIGAVLQSIDDYTVIASLVKGGPADKSGELKPEDKIIAVGQGSKGEMTDVVGMRLDDVVELIKGKKGSKVRLEVLPGGSVSAKPKTVVIERDKVRLEDRAAKGEVYTIPYGEYKGQKVGVINVPSFYVGLSADVKKEIAKLKKDKVGTIIMDLRGNGGGALTEASALTGLFIDEGPVVQVRSANGRVDVEGDSDGEVAYSGPLTVLIDRYSASASEIFSAALQDYGRALIIGQNSYGKGTVQQHRGLGRLYDMFDNKLGFIQYTIAKFYRINGGSTQHKGVEPDVLLPPEIDPDKVGESTNDNSLPWDQIPPADYQPLAMVSHTAELQKLHDARMAKDPRYAYILDDIKEYNAHKADKTVSLNKADREKERKDDEAKRLERINSWATFEGKPTYKTLDDVPKDFELPDVDLAEAARITLDYVKVDDLAKK
- the proQ gene encoding RNA chaperone ProQ encodes the protein MEQTESSSKLPDTKAVLAFLAETFPQCFTLKGEAKPLKIGIFQDLAERLDSDERVSKTQLRMALRHYTNAWRYLRSVKAGVARVDLDGADSIAVTDSEAEHAQTSLHESMRKAGVDPDKKPQRKPNDKKAPRKPAASAKPKPRQAPRLDINALKVGDDVRVVGGQRPLPGTVVAVDKDSVQVQLVTGMVMHVKGEHLIAAKGE
- a CDS encoding GAF domain-containing protein, encoding MSNKAAFYTEITQMALGLIDGEPDLIANLANISALLNEHLDDLNWVGFYLLQGDTLVLGPFQGKAACVRIEVGKGVCGTAVAQKATQRVDDVHAFPGHIACDGASNAEIVVPLVVNGAIIGVLDIDSPSFSRFDADDEAGLNAFVKALGDALSNTGK
- a CDS encoding SIMPL domain-containing protein; the protein is MKVAALAMVLAAASPLTMAMDRYVAVQGEASRAVAPDEVSFTVSFSSEGEQSDELLKDIEAKAKPFLAAIKKIGVADKDIQGTRFDVSPRYVDGKAAGLRAQQSYRVTVHDFDLYPKALKVAVDAHSDGIGQVQLAYSGQDKLYRELLAQAVVDAKSKAALLANAGGTSLGKMVSVDEQGGGRAPVVYMRAAAMESGPMQTPGTIDVSASVSARFAIKD
- a CDS encoding YebG family protein: MAVVIQYVVVRKGIEKMTFTSKQEADAYDKLLDSADLLADLLEKGPVTLSEEHREQLGLFLATEKDALLAALKGKPAATKPKKESP
- the prpF gene encoding 2-methylaconitate cis-trans isomerase PrpF — translated: MSKPQIKILATYMRGGTSKGVFFRLNDLPPAAREPGPARDKLLLRVLGSPDPYGKQIDGLGNASSSTSKAVILSKSQRPGHHVDYLFGQVAIDKPFVDWSGNCGNLSAAVGAFAIHSGLVDSALLPQNGHADIHIWQQNIGKTIIARVPISGGQVQETGDFELDGVTFPAAELPLTFVDPADDEGALFPTANLVDKLEVPGLGSLDATLINAGIPTIFVRAGDLGYRGTELQGDINGDKAALARLEALRTAGALKMGLIKTPQEAATRQHTPKVAFVAPPTSYNASSGKTVAGDSIALCVRAMSMGQLHHAMMGTAAVAIATAAAIPGTLVSEAAGGAANRLRFGHPSGTLLVGAKAGQDASGNWQVQDVSMSRSARIIMEGWVRVPEECF